The Labrus bergylta chromosome 15, fLabBer1.1, whole genome shotgun sequence genome includes a region encoding these proteins:
- the gjd2b gene encoding gap junction protein delta 2b, producing the protein MGEWTILERLLEAAVQQHSTMIGRILLTVVVIFRILVVAIVGETVYNDEQSMFVCNTLQPGCNQACYDQAFPISHIRYWVFQIIMVCCPSLCFITYSVHQSAKQKERGYSSVYLSLDRDNDPKRDNSKKIKNTIVNGVLQNTENSNKEAEPDCLEVKDIPNPPLRNTKSKMRRQEGISRFYIIQVVFRNALEIGFLVGQYFLYGFTVPAVYECDRYPCIKDVECYTSRPTEKTVFLVFMFAVSGICVVLNLAELNHLGWRKIKTAVRGVQARRKSIYEIRNKDLPRRSMPSFARTQSVDSAYV; encoded by the exons ATGGGGGAGTGGACCATCCTGGAGCGTCTCCTGGAGGCGGCGGTCCAACAGCACTCCACCATGATCGGCAG GATCCTGCTGACGGTGGTGGTGATCTTCAGGATCCTGGTCGTGGCGATTGTTGGAGAGACAGTCTATAACGACGAGCAGTCCATGTTCGTTTGTAACACCCTACAGCCTGGATGTAACCAGGCCTGCTACGACCAGGCCTTCCCCATCTCACACATCAGGTACTGGGTGTTCCAGATCATCATGGTGTGCTGCCCCAGCCTCTGCTTCATCACCTACTCCGTGCACCAGTCTGCCAAGCAGAAGGAGCGCGGCTACTCCAGCGTATACCTGTCTCTGGACAGAGACAACGACCCCAAGAGGGACAACAGCAAAAAGATCAAGAACACCATCGTGAATGGCGTCCTGCAGAATACAGAGAACTCCAACAAGGAGGCGGAGCCTGACTGCCTGGAGGTCAAAGACATCCCCAACCCCCCACTGAGGAACACCAAGTCTAAGATGAGGCGGCAGGAGGGCATCTCCAGATTCTACATCATCCAGGTGGTGTTCAGGAACGCCCTGGAGATTGGCTTCCTGGTGGGTCAGTACTTCCTGTATGGATTCACCGTCCCGGCGGTGTACGAGTGTGATCGATACCCGTGCATTAAAGATGTAGAGTGTTACACGTCCAGGCCCACAGAGAAGACCGTGTTTCTGGTCTTCATGTTCGCAGTCAGTGGGATCTGTGTGGTCCTGAACCTGGCCGAGCTCAACCACTTGGGCTGGAGGAAGATAAAGACTGCGGTGAGAGGCGTGCAGGCCCGCAGGAAGTCCATCTACGAGATCCGGAACAAAGACCTGCCCCGGAGGAGTATGCCCAGCTTTGCTCGCACTCAGTCGGTTGACTCTGCTTACGTGTGA